The following are encoded together in the Myxococcus virescens genome:
- a CDS encoding ABC transporter substrate-binding protein has product MGAKRYLFTFGLAAGLVSALLLGGMLRAVSGAPLPNATWAVVLLATPALYLAGGYLAWFRWAAQRRRVRRQVMARLAEGDLTTTVGPRYEGHEDVRRLILSLRRALAQVQRVTANLHRTSTDVSGQARMLLEAARRQGGAVERTLEAVSGMGGSLQVAGKRVHQLEVFAVDTTGALLEMTERLEQVVDSLAQVNTFAHNTTSLMQAMAERMANIAASGDELGRFASEAEDFVAAVEGGIDSVRRRANETNQLAIAVTATAERGEVLVGDSVKGMYRVEETVRKAAELMEMLGTRSTEIGRIVDVIQEIADQTNLLALNAAIIAAQAGVQGRPFGVVANEIRNLAERTTRSTREIGAMVAGVRDAVQTAAALVQEGRERATAGVALGDRAAEALVEIRTITQRTFTAVEATVAETQRLEAQGATVVEASRRVALRVENVTRMAIEQSGHARELLRQTQEMARVGQGASQKAEAQARTGRDLSESVVRLSAALEELRSANVVLTKADASIREEVAQVREDARRVIRIGDGLTRTVDQLGHEAEGLEAEVYHFKLPTPHSGGTLRVGMHQAASLRNRQAVDPLFSVENQVSELTACVFSTLVRREDGGLEPDLAERWDADPSARRYRFYLRRGVAFHDGTLLTASDVKRHLERLLDPALRSPDRSLLEDVEGAPEYAAGMARDVSGLEVLDDHTLEIRLREPKAFFLQLMALTATAVARTDANGRLVGTGPFRLLALEPEHVVLERNPSYWRPGVPMVDRLEFLLAGSRKEAVTLLRQGAVDLVSFLDTEHVELPGLEAFQLAASTTPSTAFVVLNHREAPFDDVRVRRALRAGMDIPAMVSQFHPGARVARSLTPPELLDDADMGPAPVPDVALAERLLREAGLRRLRLTLHRPTGNDHSAEDAVLFRPLLQAGLLELRYVEMSLEEYTTQVTEGRLPAFRSRWLADYPDPDTFLHFLLHSNAQTVFPMGYRNPELDRLTAEARVSIDPELRRQLYLRAEQLFQEDCPLIPLYHDRAHAAATPAVQSLRLHQTPPQVRFDDLWVDPNAAT; this is encoded by the coding sequence ATGGGCGCCAAACGGTACCTGTTCACGTTCGGCCTGGCGGCAGGGCTGGTCTCCGCGCTCCTCCTGGGGGGGATGCTGCGAGCCGTGTCCGGGGCGCCGCTTCCGAATGCCACCTGGGCGGTGGTGCTGCTCGCCACGCCCGCGCTCTATCTCGCGGGGGGATACCTCGCGTGGTTCCGCTGGGCGGCCCAGCGGCGGCGGGTGCGCCGGCAGGTGATGGCGCGGCTGGCGGAGGGCGACCTCACCACCACGGTGGGGCCGCGCTATGAAGGCCACGAGGACGTGCGCCGCCTCATCCTGTCCCTGCGGCGCGCCCTGGCGCAGGTGCAGCGGGTGACGGCCAACCTGCACCGCACCAGCACGGACGTGAGCGGGCAGGCCCGGATGCTGCTGGAGGCCGCGCGGCGGCAGGGCGGCGCGGTGGAGCGCACGCTGGAGGCCGTCAGCGGCATGGGCGGCAGCCTCCAGGTGGCAGGCAAGCGGGTGCACCAACTGGAGGTCTTCGCCGTCGACACCACCGGCGCGCTGCTGGAGATGACGGAGCGGCTGGAGCAGGTGGTGGACTCGCTGGCCCAGGTCAACACCTTCGCCCACAACACCACGTCGCTGATGCAGGCCATGGCCGAACGGATGGCCAACATCGCCGCGTCCGGTGACGAGCTGGGCCGCTTCGCCAGCGAGGCCGAGGACTTCGTCGCCGCCGTGGAAGGCGGCATCGATTCCGTGCGCCGCCGTGCCAATGAGACGAACCAGCTGGCCATCGCCGTGACGGCCACCGCCGAGCGCGGCGAGGTGCTGGTAGGCGACAGCGTCAAGGGCATGTACCGGGTGGAGGAGACGGTCCGGAAGGCCGCCGAGCTGATGGAGATGCTGGGCACGCGCTCGACGGAAATCGGCCGCATCGTCGACGTCATCCAGGAGATCGCGGACCAGACCAACCTGCTGGCCCTCAATGCCGCCATCATCGCCGCCCAGGCGGGCGTGCAGGGGCGCCCCTTCGGCGTGGTGGCCAACGAGATTCGCAACCTGGCCGAGCGCACCACGCGATCCACCCGCGAAATCGGCGCCATGGTGGCGGGCGTGCGCGACGCCGTACAGACGGCGGCGGCGCTGGTGCAGGAAGGCCGCGAGCGAGCCACCGCCGGTGTGGCCCTGGGCGACCGCGCCGCCGAGGCCCTGGTGGAGATTCGCACCATCACCCAGCGCACCTTCACCGCCGTTGAAGCCACGGTGGCGGAGACGCAACGGCTGGAGGCGCAGGGTGCCACGGTCGTGGAGGCCAGCCGCCGCGTGGCCCTGCGGGTGGAGAACGTCACGCGCATGGCCATCGAACAGTCCGGCCACGCGCGCGAGCTGCTGCGCCAGACGCAGGAGATGGCCCGCGTGGGCCAGGGCGCCTCACAGAAGGCGGAGGCCCAGGCGCGCACCGGGCGTGACCTCTCCGAGTCGGTGGTGCGGCTGAGCGCCGCCTTGGAGGAGCTGCGCTCCGCCAACGTGGTGCTCACCAAGGCCGACGCCTCCATCCGCGAGGAAGTCGCCCAGGTGCGCGAGGACGCTCGCCGGGTCATCCGCATCGGCGACGGGCTGACGCGAACGGTGGACCAGCTGGGCCACGAAGCCGAGGGCCTGGAAGCGGAAGTGTACCACTTCAAGCTCCCCACGCCCCACTCCGGCGGGACGCTGCGCGTGGGCATGCACCAGGCCGCGTCGCTGCGGAACCGCCAGGCGGTGGACCCGCTCTTCAGCGTGGAGAACCAGGTCTCCGAGCTCACCGCGTGCGTGTTCTCCACGCTGGTGCGCAGAGAGGACGGCGGGCTGGAGCCCGACCTGGCCGAGCGCTGGGACGCAGACCCTTCCGCGCGCCGCTACCGCTTCTATCTGCGCCGTGGCGTCGCCTTCCACGACGGCACGCTGCTGACGGCGAGCGACGTGAAGCGCCACCTGGAGCGGCTGCTGGACCCGGCGCTCCGCTCGCCCGACCGGAGCCTCTTGGAGGACGTGGAGGGCGCGCCGGAGTACGCCGCTGGCATGGCGCGTGACGTGTCCGGCCTGGAGGTGCTGGACGACCACACGCTGGAGATTCGCCTCCGCGAGCCCAAGGCGTTCTTCCTCCAGTTGATGGCGCTCACCGCCACCGCGGTGGCCCGGACGGACGCCAACGGGCGGCTGGTGGGCACCGGGCCGTTCCGGCTCCTCGCCCTGGAACCCGAGCACGTGGTGCTGGAGCGAAACCCCTCCTACTGGCGCCCGGGCGTACCGATGGTGGACCGGCTGGAGTTCCTGCTCGCCGGTTCTCGCAAGGAAGCGGTGACGCTGCTGCGCCAGGGGGCGGTGGACCTGGTGTCGTTCCTCGACACGGAGCATGTGGAGCTGCCCGGCCTGGAGGCCTTCCAGCTCGCCGCGAGCACCACGCCCTCCACGGCCTTCGTGGTGCTCAACCACCGGGAGGCGCCCTTCGACGACGTGAGAGTCCGGCGCGCACTCCGCGCGGGCATGGACATCCCGGCCATGGTGAGCCAATTCCACCCCGGCGCGCGCGTGGCTCGCTCACTGACCCCACCCGAGCTGCTGGATGACGCGGACATGGGCCCCGCCCCCGTCCCGGACGTGGCCCTCGCCGAGCGGTTGCTGCGAGAGGCAGGCCTGCGCAGGCTGCGGCTGACGCTCCACCGTCCCACCGGCAATGACCACTCCGCGGAGGACGCGGTGCTCTTCCGCCCCCTGCTCCAGGCCGGGCTGCTGGAGCTGCGCTACGTGGAGATGTCGCTCGAGGAATACACGACCCAGGTGACCGAGGGCCGCCTCCCCGCCTTCCGCAGCCGCTGGCTGGCCGACTACCCGGACCCGGACACCTTCCTGCACTTCCTCCTCCACTCCAACGCCCAGACGGTGTTCCCCATGGGCTACCGGAACCCGGAGCTGGACCGCCTCACCGCCGAGGCCCGCGTCTCCATCGACCCGGAGCTGCGCCGTCAGCTCTATCTGCGCGCGGAGCAGCTCTTCCAAGAAGACTGCCCCCTCATCCCGCTGTACCACGACCGCGCCCACGCGGCCGCGACCCCCGCAGTCCAAAGCCTGAGGCTGCACCAGACGCCGCCCCAGGTGCGCTTCGACGACCTCTGGGTCGACCCGAACGCCGCCACCTGA
- a CDS encoding lasso peptide biosynthesis protein, protein MATLLALLLLTLPVKPENPGSVGAPPAPQVDSTRYVFAWRGVPVGTVTLKLEPGRFTYVSQHLHTRAGKAGARRREQSLEVDAQGLVRGSPAVPQALWLWKGVPAVGCVVGREELTGREGPHCVTRVEDRRVEGTLLGTAFQARYGADGRMEALEVGDSRFTVAAPGERLRAPPELFADGLPVEGARGALSLEPPLAVPARLAGLTPWKAAAARALAAEVHAAFPEKTPGGADWSEDGEGEAGGCLAHALRFAAGARARGVKVALVHGLLVVDGGPARPHAWVRVALAKGGTLDLDPTSLDEVSPQTHLPIALAEAQGPALEAGARWLSLLRGAHRVVRRP, encoded by the coding sequence GTGGCCACCCTGCTTGCCCTGCTGCTGCTGACGCTCCCGGTAAAGCCAGAGAATCCTGGTAGCGTTGGCGCGCCACCCGCGCCCCAGGTGGATTCCACGCGTTACGTCTTCGCCTGGCGCGGCGTGCCGGTCGGCACGGTGACGCTGAAGCTGGAGCCGGGCCGTTTTACCTACGTCAGCCAGCACCTGCACACCCGCGCCGGAAAGGCGGGAGCGCGCCGCCGGGAGCAGTCCCTGGAGGTGGATGCGCAGGGGCTGGTGCGTGGCTCGCCGGCGGTGCCGCAGGCGCTGTGGCTCTGGAAGGGCGTGCCCGCCGTGGGGTGTGTCGTGGGGCGGGAGGAGCTGACGGGCCGCGAGGGCCCGCACTGCGTCACCCGGGTGGAGGACCGGCGCGTGGAGGGAACGTTGTTGGGGACGGCCTTCCAGGCCCGCTATGGGGCGGATGGCCGGATGGAGGCGCTGGAGGTGGGCGACTCGCGCTTCACCGTGGCCGCGCCAGGGGAGCGGCTGCGCGCGCCTCCCGAGCTCTTCGCGGACGGACTGCCCGTGGAGGGGGCCCGGGGCGCGCTGTCGCTGGAGCCGCCGCTCGCCGTTCCCGCGCGGCTCGCGGGGCTGACGCCGTGGAAGGCGGCGGCGGCGCGGGCGCTGGCGGCCGAGGTCCACGCGGCCTTCCCGGAGAAGACGCCCGGTGGCGCGGACTGGAGCGAGGACGGCGAGGGCGAGGCGGGAGGGTGCCTGGCGCACGCGCTGCGCTTCGCGGCGGGGGCCCGTGCTCGGGGCGTGAAGGTGGCGCTGGTGCACGGGCTGCTGGTGGTGGACGGCGGGCCGGCGCGCCCCCACGCCTGGGTGCGCGTGGCGCTGGCAAAGGGCGGGACGTTGGATTTGGACCCGACGTCCCTGGACGAGGTGTCACCGCAGACGCACCTGCCCATCGCCCTGGCGGAGGCGCAGGGCCCCGCGCTGGAGGCGGGGGCGCGCTGGCTGTCGCTGCTGCGCGGGGCGCACCGGGTGGTGCGCCGGCCGTGA
- a CDS encoding arginine N-succinyltransferase, producing the protein MLVLRDVQKTDLPGLKRLAAVLNTVNLPNNEETLSAIVDTSVKSFAGKVKNPFEREYLFVLEDVRNSLIIGTSMIIAQHGTYEAPHIYYEVSEREHYSASLSRHLRHKVLSIAYNYEGPTEVGGLVVDPPYRATPDKPGKQLSYGRFLFIAMHRRLFRPRVLAELLPPLLPDGRSLLWEACGKKFTGLTYQEADRLSRQNKEFIKELFPASDIYASLFPARVQKVLGEVGPQTRGVQRMLERIGFKYMERIDPFDGGPHFEANTADISLVRKFRTLKVAEEDFDLEGDDVLVAAESDSGRNRFRAVRCQARLENTQAFLPARAKEVLDIQAGAKVSIIPFE; encoded by the coding sequence ATGCTTGTCCTGCGTGACGTCCAGAAGACCGACCTGCCCGGGCTCAAAAGGCTCGCGGCCGTGCTGAACACGGTGAACCTGCCGAACAACGAGGAAACGCTGTCGGCCATCGTGGACACGTCGGTGAAGAGCTTCGCGGGCAAGGTGAAGAACCCCTTCGAGCGCGAGTACCTCTTCGTGCTGGAGGACGTGCGAAACAGCCTCATCATCGGCACGTCGATGATCATCGCGCAGCACGGCACCTATGAGGCTCCGCACATCTATTACGAGGTGAGCGAGCGCGAGCACTACTCCGCGTCCCTCTCCCGTCACCTTCGCCACAAGGTCCTCTCCATCGCCTACAACTACGAGGGCCCCACCGAGGTGGGCGGCCTCGTCGTGGACCCGCCCTACCGCGCCACGCCGGACAAGCCCGGCAAGCAGCTGTCCTACGGGCGCTTCCTCTTCATCGCCATGCACCGGCGGCTCTTCCGCCCTCGCGTGCTGGCGGAGTTGCTGCCGCCCCTGCTTCCGGACGGCCGCAGCCTCTTGTGGGAGGCCTGCGGCAAGAAGTTCACCGGCCTCACCTACCAGGAGGCGGACCGCCTCAGCCGGCAGAACAAGGAGTTCATCAAGGAGCTCTTCCCCGCCTCGGACATCTACGCGTCGCTCTTCCCCGCGCGCGTGCAGAAGGTCCTGGGCGAGGTCGGCCCGCAGACGCGCGGCGTGCAGCGCATGCTGGAGCGCATCGGCTTCAAGTACATGGAGCGCATCGACCCGTTCGACGGCGGTCCCCACTTCGAGGCCAACACCGCCGACATCTCCCTCGTGCGCAAGTTCCGCACGCTCAAGGTGGCGGAGGAGGACTTCGACCTGGAGGGGGATGACGTCCTCGTCGCGGCGGAGAGCGACTCCGGCCGCAACCGCTTCCGCGCCGTGCGCTGCCAGGCCCGGCTGGAGAACACCCAGGCCTTCCTGCCCGCACGAGCCAAGGAGGTCCTGGACATCCAGGCCGGCGCGAAGGTGTCCATCATCCCCTTCGAGTAA
- a CDS encoding heparin lyase I family protein, producing MVCDTVCRLLHSKPLRGRVLRAFIPGWLVMWCVPGLAMAGVVWRGDFETGDRSQYSRAQMVNADRLQVVTSPVAEGKYALKATVHQGDDPINASGNRNELVYLSNEPVGSEYYYRWKVMFANDFPSVDTWQLFTQWHHDGCCGSPPVEFYVKGEEIRLSLPGTNEIPWRTKLTRGVWHEFILHAKWSADPKVGFVELWHNKKLVLPKRGAMTMFSGQRNYLKLGLYRSDTVKPVGVVYHDGFIQATALSDVLEEQPEPPPMDAGTPMDAGSPMDAGSPVDAGSPEDAGSVDPGPVDAGGAEEPGPQPEADAGTPAWDAGTEPGPNVPPPGGISSDEGAAAQSGCSSTGGSAAAFALLGLMGLAGYRRRKG from the coding sequence ATGGTTTGCGATACCGTGTGCCGGTTGTTGCATTCCAAACCTTTGCGAGGACGTGTTTTGAGAGCCTTTATCCCCGGATGGCTTGTGATGTGGTGCGTCCCCGGGCTCGCCATGGCAGGCGTCGTGTGGCGGGGGGACTTCGAGACGGGGGACCGCTCGCAGTACTCCCGCGCGCAGATGGTGAACGCGGACCGGCTGCAGGTGGTGACGTCACCCGTGGCCGAGGGCAAATACGCGCTGAAGGCGACGGTGCATCAGGGCGACGACCCCATCAACGCCAGCGGGAATCGCAACGAGCTGGTCTACCTCAGCAACGAACCGGTGGGCTCGGAGTACTACTACCGCTGGAAGGTGATGTTCGCGAACGACTTCCCCAGCGTGGACACCTGGCAGCTCTTCACCCAGTGGCACCACGACGGCTGCTGTGGTTCGCCGCCGGTGGAGTTCTACGTGAAGGGGGAGGAAATCCGGCTGTCGCTCCCCGGCACCAACGAGATTCCGTGGCGCACGAAGCTCACCCGAGGCGTGTGGCACGAGTTCATCCTGCACGCGAAGTGGTCGGCCGACCCGAAGGTGGGCTTCGTCGAGCTGTGGCACAACAAGAAGTTGGTGCTGCCCAAGCGCGGCGCGATGACGATGTTCTCGGGGCAGCGCAACTACCTGAAGCTCGGGCTCTACCGGAGTGACACCGTGAAGCCGGTGGGCGTCGTCTACCACGACGGCTTCATCCAGGCGACGGCGCTGTCGGACGTGCTGGAGGAGCAGCCGGAGCCGCCACCCATGGACGCGGGGACGCCGATGGACGCCGGCTCGCCCATGGACGCTGGCTCACCGGTGGACGCCGGCTCGCCCGAGGACGCGGGCAGCGTGGACCCGGGCCCCGTGGACGCGGGTGGGGCCGAGGAGCCGGGGCCGCAGCCGGAGGCGGACGCGGGGACGCCAGCCTGGGACGCGGGCACGGAGCCTGGGCCGAACGTGCCCCCGCCCGGAGGCATCTCCTCGGATGAGGGCGCCGCGGCACAGTCGGGGTGCAGCAGCACCGGTGGCTCCGCGGCGGCCTTCGCGCTGCTGGGGCTGATGGGGCTGGCCGGCTACCGCCGCCGCAAGGGCTGA
- a CDS encoding serine hydrolase domain-containing protein: protein MRHSLYLPLCTLLACAHTQPVAAPASSPVPAVQPAPADPESQLREALQRAGRAMEAGRFDAALSEMQRLWEGGRQTDEVAWLAAYASLGTGDDAAAFQWLERAVERGMGSPGDLLHDKSLEPLRRMPGYDGLVARARENALKARAEGNVGAGLEKATPAEAGLSEPALAAFVKAAEESGSSALVVLRHGKLVGEWYFGGETQRIESMSATKGVVALAIGLLIDEGRIPSVDAPVSTFFPEWKDGLKGKVTLRHLLSHTSGLAANASAMDIYESRDFVRYALDSHVVDVPGSRFFYNNKATNLLAGVVERASGEKLDAFLMRRLFEPLGIRDVFWQKDPSGNPLGMSGLRLHPVDFAKVGQLMLQRGVWQGQRILSEAWIQESTAAPSQAHTPTAGLLWWLVYDKAFRVLGQDMVNEARRNGMPEASLSRLRDVVDKPIPSGDFMQVLSERLGGMKGVMAFMEKSARIPLRTHVEGAPRGYSARGSFGQLLLVVPAQDLVVVRMAVPDGRVPPDVMEFPAFNTLALSLVPSP from the coding sequence ATGCGACACAGTCTCTACCTCCCGCTCTGTACCTTGCTGGCCTGTGCCCACACGCAACCCGTGGCCGCGCCCGCTTCGTCTCCAGTCCCTGCCGTGCAGCCGGCGCCAGCAGACCCCGAGTCCCAGCTCCGCGAGGCGTTGCAGCGGGCTGGCAGGGCGATGGAGGCCGGGCGCTTCGATGCCGCGCTCTCGGAGATGCAGCGGCTGTGGGAGGGGGGCCGCCAGACGGACGAAGTGGCATGGCTCGCCGCCTACGCCTCGCTGGGTACAGGCGACGACGCCGCGGCCTTCCAGTGGCTGGAGCGCGCCGTCGAGCGGGGGATGGGCTCGCCGGGCGACCTGCTGCACGACAAGTCCCTGGAGCCGTTGCGGCGGATGCCGGGCTACGACGGGCTGGTGGCGCGGGCGCGAGAGAACGCGCTGAAGGCGCGCGCCGAGGGCAACGTCGGGGCGGGGTTGGAGAAGGCGACGCCCGCGGAGGCGGGGCTGTCGGAGCCGGCGCTCGCGGCCTTCGTGAAGGCGGCCGAAGAATCGGGCTCGTCGGCCCTGGTGGTGCTCCGCCACGGCAAGCTGGTAGGGGAGTGGTACTTCGGCGGCGAGACGCAGCGCATCGAGTCCATGTCCGCCACCAAGGGCGTGGTGGCGCTGGCCATCGGACTGCTCATCGACGAGGGCCGCATTCCCTCCGTCGACGCGCCTGTCTCCACCTTCTTCCCGGAGTGGAAGGACGGCCTCAAGGGGAAGGTCACGCTTCGGCACCTGCTCAGCCACACCTCGGGGCTGGCCGCGAACGCCAGCGCGATGGACATCTACGAGTCGCGAGACTTCGTCCGCTACGCGCTGGACAGCCACGTGGTGGACGTGCCGGGCAGCCGGTTCTTCTACAACAACAAGGCCACCAACCTGCTGGCGGGCGTGGTGGAGCGCGCCTCGGGCGAGAAGCTGGACGCCTTTCTCATGCGGCGCCTCTTCGAGCCGCTCGGCATCCGTGACGTGTTCTGGCAGAAGGACCCGTCCGGCAATCCGCTGGGCATGTCCGGCCTGCGCCTGCACCCCGTGGACTTCGCCAAGGTGGGCCAGTTGATGCTCCAGCGGGGCGTCTGGCAGGGGCAGCGCATCCTGAGCGAGGCCTGGATTCAGGAATCCACCGCCGCGCCATCTCAGGCCCACACCCCCACGGCGGGCTTGTTGTGGTGGCTCGTTTACGACAAGGCGTTCCGCGTGCTGGGGCAGGACATGGTGAACGAGGCGCGTCGCAACGGCATGCCGGAGGCGTCGCTGTCCCGCCTGCGGGACGTGGTGGACAAGCCGATTCCCTCCGGCGACTTCATGCAGGTGCTCTCCGAGCGGCTGGGCGGGATGAAGGGCGTCATGGCGTTCATGGAGAAGAGCGCCCGCATCCCGCTGCGCACGCACGTGGAGGGCGCGCCCCGGGGTTACTCCGCGCGAGGCTCCTTCGGGCAGCTCCTGCTGGTGGTGCCAGCGCAGGACCTGGTGGTGGTGCGCATGGCTGTGCCGGACGGGCGGGTTCCTCCAGACGTCATGGAGTTCCCTGCATTCAACACGCTGGCCCTCTCACTGGTGCCTTCTCCCTGA
- a CDS encoding TIGR04013 family B12-binding domain/radical SAM domain-containing protein, with product MQPSRRVSLVLSYQYPGKYAFTVLAGAVESDPALADVTLHFPRSRETLLDTIRERVDAGDTVVAAWSFYSASFAPAAEELAWVRERLEGRDVLCIAGGVHATAETLQTLQAGFDLVAVGEGEYSLRALLGRVLRGEEPRETHGVAYLKDGKLVQHGRGEGVQLDDFPPFAARNGQYGAIEITRGCIYACRFCQTPFMSKARFRHRSVANVAHWARELRRSGRRDIRFITPTSMSYGTADESVNLDAVEALLAAVKEAMAPDGRVYYGTFPSEVRPEHVTPEALALLKRYVHNDNLIIGGQSGSERILQSTRRGHDVETVVRATRIAVECGFVPNVDFILGLPGEEPADVDATVALMEKLAGLGARVHGHTFMPLPGTPFRDAPPGSVDEATQRKLDRLASQGRLYGHWKQQVALAEGIASRRRPRAG from the coding sequence ATGCAGCCATCTCGCCGTGTTTCGCTCGTCCTGAGCTACCAGTACCCGGGTAAGTACGCCTTCACCGTGCTTGCGGGCGCCGTGGAGTCGGACCCGGCGCTGGCGGACGTGACGCTGCACTTTCCGCGCAGCCGCGAGACGCTGCTGGACACGATTCGCGAGCGCGTGGACGCCGGAGACACGGTGGTGGCGGCGTGGTCTTTCTACTCGGCCAGCTTCGCCCCGGCGGCGGAGGAGCTGGCGTGGGTGCGTGAGCGGCTGGAGGGACGGGACGTGCTGTGCATCGCCGGCGGCGTGCACGCCACGGCGGAGACGCTCCAGACGCTTCAGGCGGGCTTCGACCTGGTGGCGGTGGGCGAGGGTGAGTACTCCCTGCGCGCCTTGCTCGGCCGGGTGCTGCGCGGCGAGGAGCCGCGTGAGACGCACGGCGTCGCGTATCTGAAGGACGGGAAGCTGGTGCAGCACGGCCGAGGGGAGGGCGTGCAACTGGACGACTTCCCGCCCTTCGCGGCGCGCAACGGGCAGTACGGCGCCATCGAGATTACGCGCGGCTGCATCTACGCGTGTCGCTTCTGCCAGACGCCGTTCATGAGCAAGGCGCGCTTCCGCCACCGCTCCGTGGCCAACGTGGCGCACTGGGCGCGGGAGCTGCGGCGCTCGGGGCGGAGAGACATCCGCTTCATCACGCCCACCTCCATGTCCTACGGAACCGCAGACGAGTCGGTGAATCTGGACGCGGTGGAGGCCCTGCTCGCCGCGGTGAAGGAGGCCATGGCGCCCGATGGGCGCGTCTACTACGGCACCTTCCCTTCGGAGGTCCGCCCCGAGCACGTCACGCCCGAGGCGCTGGCGCTGCTCAAGCGCTACGTCCACAACGACAACCTCATCATCGGCGGCCAGTCCGGCTCCGAGCGCATCCTCCAGAGCACCCGCCGGGGGCACGACGTGGAGACGGTGGTGCGCGCCACGCGCATCGCGGTGGAGTGTGGCTTCGTGCCCAACGTGGACTTCATCCTCGGGCTTCCCGGCGAGGAGCCCGCGGACGTGGATGCCACGGTGGCGCTGATGGAGAAGTTGGCGGGCCTGGGCGCGCGCGTGCATGGGCATACATTCATGCCGCTGCCGGGGACGCCCTTCCGTGATGCGCCGCCCGGGTCGGTGGATGAGGCGACACAGCGCAAGCTGGACCGGCTGGCCTCGCAGGGGCGCCTGTATGGGCACTGGAAGCAGCAGGTCGCGCTCGCCGAGGGCATTGCCTCACGCCGCCGCCCGCGAGCGGGGTAA
- a CDS encoding TIGR02269 family lipoprotein, protein MRTCLLRMLPVLAVLWLGCSTSVKPPMQQAWDDAELECWTPHEDQCVSLLCLGDACGFYRCADLPGEVELARFPPARPPVAAAAPGRGPRRNWGLGQQLPRGAVMVFPSWGGAPGRVIPPSHRLPPGRWEKHHIFPQAPELAQWFTQRGVKIHDYTMPIPRELHRRIHGGAGAGGAWNEAWRAYMRRNSGASPEEIFKHAGELIYRFELLGGPIRPYYSRPGT, encoded by the coding sequence ATGCGAACCTGTCTGCTCAGAATGCTCCCGGTGCTCGCTGTGCTTTGGCTGGGGTGTTCCACCTCGGTCAAGCCGCCCATGCAGCAGGCCTGGGATGACGCGGAACTGGAGTGCTGGACTCCGCACGAGGACCAGTGTGTGTCCTTGCTGTGTCTGGGCGACGCGTGTGGGTTCTACCGTTGCGCGGACCTGCCGGGGGAGGTGGAGCTGGCGCGCTTTCCGCCTGCCCGTCCACCCGTGGCTGCCGCGGCGCCTGGCCGAGGTCCCCGGCGAAACTGGGGCCTCGGCCAGCAGTTGCCCCGGGGCGCTGTCATGGTGTTCCCCAGTTGGGGTGGTGCGCCTGGGCGAGTCATCCCGCCGTCACATCGGCTGCCGCCCGGACGCTGGGAGAAGCACCACATCTTTCCCCAGGCACCAGAGCTTGCCCAATGGTTCACGCAGCGGGGCGTCAAGATTCACGACTACACGATGCCGATACCGCGAGAGCTCCATCGACGCATTCACGGTGGTGCGGGAGCCGGTGGTGCGTGGAACGAAGCCTGGCGCGCGTACATGCGGCGGAACAGTGGGGCGAGCCCTGAAGAGATTTTCAAACACGCCGGAGAGTTGATCTACCGCTTCGAGCTGCTTGGTGGGCCGATTCGCCCGTACTATTCCAGGCCCGGAACATGA
- a CDS encoding double-CXXCG motif protein: MTLRVFELSQDSAMWPRINGSFNAAHKWGLPGLAGCPGCGVTWASSGHQYPAVDLSNLPAQCEFLKARPEPFEEFARLRELVRPLAPPGALLPPGTLFGPLVGTASGRFADFETQGSMLLVVRREALERLQVEGVRGLVGCKTELRFRQKDPPELLELQLEPRGHLHPDCYPPELPPPCDTCGRFKLTLPDDPILDAATLPTDRDVFRVGNFATVMVGTERFKDAVQRLGLEGITFRELPTR, from the coding sequence ATGACCCTTCGTGTGTTTGAACTCTCCCAGGACAGCGCGATGTGGCCCCGAATCAACGGGAGCTTCAACGCCGCGCACAAGTGGGGACTGCCTGGGCTGGCGGGGTGTCCTGGCTGTGGGGTGACCTGGGCCTCCTCGGGCCATCAGTACCCCGCTGTCGATTTGTCGAACCTGCCTGCGCAGTGCGAATTCCTGAAGGCCCGGCCCGAGCCATTCGAGGAGTTCGCGAGGCTGCGTGAGTTGGTCCGCCCCTTGGCTCCGCCAGGCGCGCTGCTGCCTCCAGGGACATTGTTCGGCCCGCTGGTTGGAACTGCCTCGGGACGATTCGCCGACTTCGAAACGCAGGGGAGCATGTTGCTGGTGGTTCGCCGGGAAGCGCTGGAACGGCTCCAGGTGGAAGGTGTGCGTGGCCTCGTGGGCTGCAAGACGGAGCTGCGCTTTCGGCAGAAGGACCCGCCGGAGCTCTTGGAGCTTCAGCTCGAACCTCGAGGACACCTGCACCCGGACTGCTATCCGCCGGAGCTGCCTCCACCGTGTGACACCTGTGGCCGATTCAAACTCACGCTGCCAGACGACCCCATCCTCGACGCCGCCACGCTGCCCACGGACCGCGATGTCTTCCGCGTGGGCAACTTCGCGACCGTGATGGTGGGCACCGAGCGCTTCAAGGATGCGGTGCAGCGCCTGGGCCTGGAGGGCATCACCTTCCGCGAGCTCCCCACCCGTTAG